ACCTTCTGGCTCATGAATGTGGTGACCGGAATCATCGCCTTACCTCAGCTTCAAGGTGGCAAGGCCGATCAGGGCCAGGACGACGGAAATGATCCAGAAGCGGATGACAACCTGGCTTTCCGTCCAGCCCATGATCTCGAAATGATGGTGGATCGGCGCCATTCGGAAGACACGCTTGCCGGTCAGCCGGAAGGAAATCACCTGCACGATCACGGAGACGGCTTCCAGCACGAACAGCCCCCCGATGATGGCCAGCACGATTTCATGTTTTGTGGCAACCGCAATCGCGCCGATCATGCCGCCAAGCGCCAGCGAGCCGGTGTCACCCATGAAAATGGCTGCCGGAGGGGCATTGAACCACAGAAAGCCGAGGCCGGCACCAATCACCGCGCCACAGATAACAGCCAGTTCCCCGGTACCCGAGACGTGATGGATCTGCAGGTAGTTGGCAAACACCGCGTTACCCGAGAGGTAGGCAATCAGACCGAAGGAGGCGCAGGCAATCATCACCGGCACGATGGCAAGACCATCAAGCCCGTCGGTCAGGTTGACCGCATTGCCCGCCCCGACCATCACGAAGGCTGCAAAAGGAATGAAGATAATCCCGAGATTGAGCGTGAAGTCTTTCAGGAAGGGGAACGTGATGGCCTCGGAATATTCCGAGGTATCGAGCATCGTCACGGCAAAAGCGGCCGTGGCCGCGATGATGAACTCAAGCCCGAGACGCGCCTTGCCGCCAA
This genomic interval from Labrenzia sp. VG12 contains the following:
- the mraY gene encoding phospho-N-acetylmuramoyl-pentapeptide-transferase; its protein translation is MFYFLGQFADQISALNVFRYITFRTGGAIMTALFFVFLFGPKIIASLRIRQGHGQPIRSDGPESHLLTKKGTPTMGGLMILSGALVAALLWSDLSNPYVWVVIGVTLGFGGIGFYDDYLKVTKSSHKGFGGKARLGLEFIIAATAAFAVTMLDTSEYSEAITFPFLKDFTLNLGIIFIPFAAFVMVGAGNAVNLTDGLDGLAIVPVMIACASFGLIAYLSGNAVFANYLQIHHVSGTGELAVICGAVIGAGLGFLWFNAPPAAIFMGDTGSLALGGMIGAIAVATKHEIVLAIIGGLFVLEAVSVIVQVISFRLTGKRVFRMAPIHHHFEIMGWTESQVVIRFWIISVVLALIGLATLKLR